The Rhodospirillales bacterium genome includes the window CTTGAGGGCATTTCGGTGGAAGAGACTCGCAAATGCCCCGGTGCTGTTGCGGCACTGCGGAACGGGATCCCAACATGCCCCCGCCATCTGACCTTCCCGACATCACGGAACCGACATGCTGACCAGAATTCGCGAAGGCACCTCCTCCTGGCCCGCCAAGATCTTCCTGGGACTGCTGGCGCTCAGTTTCGTGGGTTGGGGTGTCGGCGACATCTTCATCAGCCGCGGCGACACCACGGTGGCCGAGGTCGGGCCGACCGAGATCGACATTCGCGATCTCGAACTCGCCTATCGCACGCAGATCCAGCAGTTCCACGGATCGGGTATGCAGATCGAGCCGGGTTCGGATCTGGCGCTTGCCATGGCCCGTATCGCGCTCGACAATCTTGTGCTCGATGCGCTGCAGAACACCGCCGCCGACACCTTCGGCATCACCATCGGCACCGAAACGCTGGCGAGCGACATGCAGGGCAACGGGCTGTTCCATGATGCATCGGGCGTGTTCAGCCCGGCCCGGTTCGGCATGACGTTGCAGAACAGCGGCCTGACGGAAAGCCGCTATCTGGCAATTCTCAGCAATCGGCTGCGCGAGACCCAGTTCATCAACAGCATCGGCGCCGCACCCCCGCCGCCGACGGTCCTGGTCGACAACGTCTTCAGCCACCGGCAGGAGCAGCGTGTGGCCGAGCTTGCCGTCATTCCCAACACGGCGCTGGTGCCTGATCCGCAGCCGGAGGGGAACGACCTCGTTTCCTTCTTCGAAGACAACATCTCGAACTATGCCGCGCCGGAGTACCGCACCGCCGACTACCTCTTGGTCTATCCGGAGGATCTGGCGGAAACGATGGTGCTGTCCAGAGAGCAGGTCCGCGCAGTCTATGACGAGGCGCCCGAGGTCTGGACGACCCCTGAACAACGGCATCTTCAGCAGATTTCCTATCCGACCCGCGAGGAAGCCGACGCAGCCTATGAAAGCCTTCAGGACGGCGCAGATTTCGCCCAGACCGCCTTTGACACCACCGGTGTCGAGGCCGAAGCCCTCAACTTCGGCTGGGTCTCGCGCAACGACCTCTTCGATGCGCTGGCCGACCCGGTCTTCGCGGCACCTCTGGGCGAAGCGACGCCGCCGCTGGAATCACCGATCGGCGGCTGGCTGATCTTCCGTACCACCGAGATTGAGCCCGAGATCGTGACCCCGTTCGAGGAGGCACAGCCCGAGATCGAAGCACAGATGAAGCTCCGGCAGGCGCGGGAAGACATCTACACCCTGGCGTTCGACCTGGACGACCTCGTTGCGTCCGGCGCCACGGTGGCCGAGACGGCCGAGGAAATCGGGCTCACCTATGCCCGCATCGAGCGGGTCGCCAAGAACGGCACGTTCGAGGATCCGCTATCGCTCGATGCTCTGCCGACGGCGCCGGAGTTCCTTGATGAGATTTTTTTCGGCGAGCCGGATTTTGCGTCGCCCGTCATCGAGA containing:
- a CDS encoding peptidyl-prolyl cis-trans isomerase; this translates as MLTRIREGTSSWPAKIFLGLLALSFVGWGVGDIFISRGDTTVAEVGPTEIDIRDLELAYRTQIQQFHGSGMQIEPGSDLALAMARIALDNLVLDALQNTAADTFGITIGTETLASDMQGNGLFHDASGVFSPARFGMTLQNSGLTESRYLAILSNRLRETQFINSIGAAPPPPTVLVDNVFSHRQEQRVAELAVIPNTALVPDPQPEGNDLVSFFEDNISNYAAPEYRTADYLLVYPEDLAETMVLSREQVRAVYDEAPEVWTTPEQRHLQQISYPTREEADAAYESLQDGADFAQTAFDTTGVEAEALNFGWVSRNDLFDALADPVFAAPLGEATPPLESPIGGWLIFRTTEIEPEIVTPFEEAQPEIEAQMKLRQAREDIYTLAFDLDDLVASGATVAETAEEIGLTYARIERVAKNGTFEDPLSLDALPTAPEFLDEIFFGEPDFASPVIETNDGGLLVVEVTEIVDARLRDFDEVEDRVLADWHRNQLARLAAESARAIADAAGPMGDLTAAFSETGVTFDAITPVRRTETPGIPNVGLDLVSALFEVSPGDTVVVGSTDGSAQVVARLLDIVAADALADSEGYAGVRTSLTNGLVSDIVDQETAALVNGTSVSVDQEMIEQFF